A genome region from Scomber japonicus isolate fScoJap1 chromosome 15, fScoJap1.pri, whole genome shotgun sequence includes the following:
- the LOC128374509 gene encoding NLR family CARD domain-containing protein 3-like: MKSDRSYNFFIDFKGGRPSADQIVDQESSEVPSGQSAQQHQTHLDSIFMLLEENIVTFVKNELKKMQKLLSPDYPECLESQREDEEVLDGEEEEQRRRSRDAFLKITLHFLRRMKQEELAERLQSRSRAAKCRRKLKSNLQKKFQCLFEGIAKAGNPTLLNQIYTPLYVTEGGTADVNDEHEVRQIETASRKPDRPETTIRQEDIFKASPGRDEPIRTVMTKGVAGIGKTVLTQKFTLDWAEDKANQDIHFTFPFTFRELNVLKEKKYSLVELVHHFFTETKEAGICRFEEFQVVFIFDGLDECRLPLDFHNTEILTDVTESTSVDVLLTNLIRGKLLPSARLWITTRPAAANQIPPECVGMVTEVRGFTDPQKEEYFSRRLIDEEQASTIISHIKTSRSLYIMCHIPVFCWITATVLEDVLKSRERGALPKTLTEMYIHFLVVQSKLKKVKYDGGAETDPHWSPESRKMIESLGKLAFEQLQKGNLIFYESDLTECGIDIRAASVYSGVFTQVFKEEKGLYQDTVFCFVHLSVQEFLAALHVHLTFINSGVNLLEEQTTSRLSKVFKDKSTRFYQSAVDEALKSPNGHLDLFLRFLLGLSLQTNQTFLRGLLRQTGSSSQTNQKTVQYIKKKLSENVSAERSINLFHCLNELNDRSLVEEIQHYLRSGSLSTDKLSPAQWSALVFILLSSDKDLDVFDLKKYSASEEALLRLLPVVKASNKALLSDCNLSERSCAALSSVLSSQSSSLRDLDLSNNNLQDSGVKQLSAGLESPHCGLETLRLSDCNLSERSCAALSSVLSSQSSSLRDLDLSNNNLQDSGVKQLSAGLESPHCGLETLRLQPAGERWVTPGPWRYACELELDPNTMHRRLKLSDNNRKVTCVREDQLYPDHPDRFDYWPQLLSRNDLTGRCYWEVEWRGNVNISVSYRRISRKGDIDCWFGGNDQSWSLRCSDDDGRYSVWHNKRETSISSSSSSSSSSSSSSSVSNRVAVYVDCPAGTLSFYRVSSDTLIHLHTFNTTFTGPLYAGFMVWTDSLQTDGSV; this comes from the exons ATGAAGAGCGACCGGTCATATAActttttcattgattttaaagGAGGAcgtccatcagctgatcagat agtggaccaggagagctcagaggttcccagtggtcagtctgcccagcagcatcaaacacacctggactccatatttatg ctgctggaggagaacatcgtcacttttgtgaagaacgagctgaagaagatgcagaagcttctgagtccagattacccagaatgcttagagagtcagagggaggatgaggaggtgttggacggtgaggaggaagagcagaggaggagaagcagagatgcatttctgaagatcacgctgcacttcctgaggagaatgaagcaggaggagctggctgagcgtctgcagagca gaagtcgtgctgcaaagtgtcgacgtaaactcaagtctaacctgcagaagaagttccagtgtctgtttgaggggatcgctaaagcaggaaacccaacccttctgaatcagatctacacaccgctctacgtcacagagggagggactgcagatgtcaatgatgaacatgaggtcagacagattgaaacagcatccaggaaaccagacagaccagaaacaacaatcagacaagaagacatctttaaagcctcacctggaagagatgaaccaatcagaacagtgatgacaaagggagtggctggcattgggaaaacagtcttaacacagaagttcactctggactgggctgaagacaaagccaaccaggacatacacttcacatttccattcactttcagagagctgaatgtgctgaaagagaaaaagtacagcttggtggaacttgttcatcacttctttactgaaaccaaagaagcaggaatctgcaggtttgaagagttccaggttgtgttcatctttgacggtctggatgagtgtcgacttcctctggacttccacaacactgagatcctgactgatgttacagagtccacctcagtggatgtgctgctgacaaacctcatcagggggaaactgcttccctctgctcgcctctggataaccacacgacctgcagcggccaatcagatccctccagAGTGTgttggcatggtgacagaggtcagagggttcactgacccacagaaggaggagtacttcagcaGGAGATTGatagatgaggagcaggccagcaccatcatctcccacatcaagacatcacgaagcctctacatcatgtgccacatcccagtcttctgctggatcactgctacagttctggaggatgtgttgaaaagcagagagagaggagcgctgcccaagaccctgactgagatgtacatccacttcctggtggttcagtccaaattGAAGAAGGtgaagtatgatggaggagctgagacagatccacactggagtccagagagcaggaagatgattgagtctctgggaaaactggcttttgagcaacTTCAGAAAGgaaacctgatcttctatgaatcagacctgacagagtgtggcatcgatatcagagcagcctcagtgtactcaggagtgttcacacaggtctttaaagaggagaaagggctgtaccaggacacgGTGTtttgcttcgtccatctgagcgttcaggagtttctggctgctcttcatgtccatctgacattcatcaactctggagtcaatctgctggaagaacaaacaacatccaggtTGTCTAAAGTGTTTAAAGACaaatcaacacgtttctaccagagtgctgtggacgaggccttaaagagtccaaatggacacctggacttgttcctccgcttcctcctgggtctatcactgcagaccaatcagactttcctacgaggtctgctgagacagacaggaagtagctcacagaccaatcagaaaacagttcagtacatcaagaagaagctgagtgagaatgtgtctgcagagagaagcatcaatctgttccactgtctgaatgaactgaatgatcgttctctagtggaggagatccaacactacctgagatcaggaagtctctccacagataaactgtctcctgctcagtggtcagctctggtcttcatcttactgtcatcagataaagatctggacgtgtttgacctgaagaaatactctgcttcagaggaggctcttctgaggctgctgccagtggtcaaagcctccaacaaagctct gttgagtgactgtaacctctcagagagaagctgtgcagctctgtcctcagttctcagctcccagtcctctagtctgagagatctggacctgagtaacaacaacctgcaggattcaggagtgaagcagctttctgctggactggagagtccacactgcggactggaaactctcag ACTgagtgactgtaacctctcagagagaagctgtgcagctctgtcttcagttctcagctcccagtcctctagtctgagagatctggacctgagtaacaacaacctgcaggattcaggagtgaagcagctttctgctggactggagagtccacactgtggactggaaactctcag gctgcagcctgctggagaaCGATGGGTGACACCAGGTCCTTGGAGAt atgcctgtgaactggaactggatccaaacacaatgcacagaagactcaaactgtctgataacaacaggaaggtgacatgtgTGAGGGAGGATCAGttatatcctgatcatccagacagatttgactactggcctcagctgctgagtagaaatgatctgactggtcgctgttactgggaggtcgagtggagaggaaatgttaatatatcagtgagttacagaagaatcagcaggaaaggagacattgactgttggtttggagggaacgatcagtcctggagtctgagatgctctgatgatgatggtcgttactctgtctggcacaataagagagaaacatccatctcctcctcctcctcctcctcctcctcctcctcctcctcctcctctgtctctaacagagtagcagtgtatgtggactgtcctgctggcactctgtccttctacagagtctcctctgacacactgatccacctccacaccttcaacaccacattcactggacctctgtatgctgggtttatGGTCTG GACAGACAGTCTGCAGACAGACGGTTCAGTCTGA